From the genome of Salvelinus namaycush isolate Seneca chromosome 10, SaNama_1.0, whole genome shotgun sequence, one region includes:
- the LOC120054516 gene encoding beta-sarcoglycan-like isoform X1, which yields MASEQESSNGPVKRSMREKAIERRTTNKEHNSNFKAGYVPIEEERLHKTGLRGRKGNMAVCIIILLFLLALINLIITLVIWTVIRIGPSGCDSMEFHESGLLRFKQKADMGVVHPLHKSTVGGRKDQDLVITGNNNPVVFQQGSTKLSVEKEKTSITSDMGISFTDPRTQNTFFSTDFENHEFHLPKGVKVLNVKKASTERITSNASSDLSIKGDSKAIIRGNEGVFIMGKTVEFRMGGDIELRAENSIVLNGSVMVSVTRMPNSSVGANVYFDEGLLRYKLCMCADGTLFRVQVKYQNMGCQTSDNPCGKAH from the exons ATGGCGTCTGAGCAG GAGAGTTCCAACGGGCCTGTGAAGAGGTCTATGAGGGAGAAGGCCATCGAACGGCGGACCACCAACAAGGAGCACAACAGCAACTTCAAGGCAGGCTATGTGCCCATAGAGGAGGAGCGCCTGCACAAGACAGGCCTGAGAGGACGCAAGGGCAACATGGCTGTCTGCATCATCATCCTGCTCTTCCTGCTGGCACTCATCAACCTCATT ATCACTCTAGTGATCTGGACGGTGATACGAATCGGGCCTAGTGGTTGTGACAGTATGGAGTTTCATGAAAGTGGGCTGCTCCGTTTCAAGCAGAAGGCAGACATGGGCGTGGTCCACCCACTGCACAAGAGTACTGTGGGGGGCAGGAAGGACCAGGACCTGgttatcaccggcaacaacaacCCG GTGGTGTTCCAGCAGGGCTCCACTAAGCTCAGTGTTGAGAAAGAGAAGACGTCCATCACCAGTGACATGGGCATATCCTTCACTGACCCCCGCACTCAGAACACCTTCTTCAGCACAGACTTTGAAAACCATGAGTTCCACCTGCCCAAAGGAGTCAAAGTACTCAATGTGAAGAAGGCCTCCACAGAAAGG ATCACCAGCAACGCTTCCTCTGACCTGTCCATCAAAGGGGACAGCAAGGCCATCATCCGTGGCAACGAGGGGGTCTTCATCATGGGCAAGACAGTGGAGTTCAGGATGGGAGGGGACATTGAGCTCAGAGCT GAGAACAGTATTGTTTTGAACGGATCTGTGATGGTGAGCGTCACTCGCATGCCTAACTCCTCAGTGGGGGCCAATGTGTATTTCGACGAGGGTCTGTTGAGGTACAAGCTGTGTATGTGTGCAGACGGCACTCTGTTCCGTGTCCAGGTGAAGTATCAGAACATGGGCTGCCAGACCTCAGACAACCCATGTGGAAAGGCTCACTAA
- the LOC120054516 gene encoding beta-sarcoglycan-like isoform X2: MASEQESSNGPVKRSMREKAIERRTTNKEHNSNFKAGYVPIEEERLHKTGLRGRKGNMAVCIIILLFLLALINLIVVFQQGSTKLSVEKEKTSITSDMGISFTDPRTQNTFFSTDFENHEFHLPKGVKVLNVKKASTERITSNASSDLSIKGDSKAIIRGNEGVFIMGKTVEFRMGGDIELRAENSIVLNGSVMVSVTRMPNSSVGANVYFDEGLLRYKLCMCADGTLFRVQVKYQNMGCQTSDNPCGKAH, from the exons ATGGCGTCTGAGCAG GAGAGTTCCAACGGGCCTGTGAAGAGGTCTATGAGGGAGAAGGCCATCGAACGGCGGACCACCAACAAGGAGCACAACAGCAACTTCAAGGCAGGCTATGTGCCCATAGAGGAGGAGCGCCTGCACAAGACAGGCCTGAGAGGACGCAAGGGCAACATGGCTGTCTGCATCATCATCCTGCTCTTCCTGCTGGCACTCATCAACCTCATT GTGGTGTTCCAGCAGGGCTCCACTAAGCTCAGTGTTGAGAAAGAGAAGACGTCCATCACCAGTGACATGGGCATATCCTTCACTGACCCCCGCACTCAGAACACCTTCTTCAGCACAGACTTTGAAAACCATGAGTTCCACCTGCCCAAAGGAGTCAAAGTACTCAATGTGAAGAAGGCCTCCACAGAAAGG ATCACCAGCAACGCTTCCTCTGACCTGTCCATCAAAGGGGACAGCAAGGCCATCATCCGTGGCAACGAGGGGGTCTTCATCATGGGCAAGACAGTGGAGTTCAGGATGGGAGGGGACATTGAGCTCAGAGCT GAGAACAGTATTGTTTTGAACGGATCTGTGATGGTGAGCGTCACTCGCATGCCTAACTCCTCAGTGGGGGCCAATGTGTATTTCGACGAGGGTCTGTTGAGGTACAAGCTGTGTATGTGTGCAGACGGCACTCTGTTCCGTGTCCAGGTGAAGTATCAGAACATGGGCTGCCAGACCTCAGACAACCCATGTGGAAAGGCTCACTAA